Proteins from a genomic interval of Stenotrophomonas sp. 24(2023):
- the hemH gene encoding ferrochelatase, whose amino-acid sequence MLDAPDTAVLAVNLGTPDTPTAPAVRRYLAEFLSDPRVVSIPALLWQPLLRGLILPLRSGRSAAKYAQVWLPDGSPLMVHTRQLAQAMQTLVPEMIVRPAMRYGQPALAAELDRLAAEGVRRIVVLPLYPQYSTTTTASVEDRVRDWQMRHPQVTVTLVRDYATDPDWVSAVADSIRRYWQQHGRGDRLVFSFHGIPQRLADAGDPYPQRCEASAQAIAAALGLGQQDWQLGYQSRFGRERWLQPYAEPSLWALAEAGVKRIDVVCPGFATDCLETLEEVALGFTETLAERGASMHYIPCLNADPEHARALARLAVASLT is encoded by the coding sequence ATGCTCGACGCACCTGATACCGCTGTGCTCGCGGTCAACCTGGGCACGCCCGACACGCCAACGGCTCCGGCCGTGCGTCGTTATCTGGCTGAATTCCTGTCCGACCCCCGCGTGGTCTCGATTCCGGCCCTGCTCTGGCAGCCCCTGCTGCGCGGGCTGATCCTGCCGCTGCGCAGCGGCCGCTCGGCCGCCAAGTACGCCCAGGTGTGGCTGCCCGACGGCTCGCCGCTGATGGTGCATACGCGCCAGCTGGCGCAGGCCATGCAGACGCTGGTGCCGGAAATGATCGTGCGCCCGGCCATGCGCTATGGCCAGCCGGCATTGGCCGCCGAACTGGACCGCCTGGCGGCCGAGGGGGTGCGCCGGATCGTGGTGCTGCCGCTGTACCCGCAGTACTCCACCACCACCACCGCATCGGTCGAGGACCGCGTGCGCGACTGGCAGATGCGCCATCCGCAGGTGACCGTCACCCTGGTCCGTGATTACGCGACCGACCCGGACTGGGTCAGCGCGGTGGCCGATTCGATCCGCCGTTACTGGCAGCAGCATGGCCGCGGCGACAGGCTGGTGTTTTCCTTCCACGGCATTCCCCAGCGGCTGGCCGATGCCGGTGATCCGTACCCGCAGCGCTGCGAAGCCAGTGCGCAGGCGATCGCCGCGGCGCTCGGCCTGGGCCAACAGGACTGGCAGCTGGGCTACCAGTCGCGGTTCGGCCGCGAACGCTGGCTGCAGCCCTATGCCGAGCCCAGCCTGTGGGCGCTGGCCGAGGCCGGCGTAAAGCGGATCGACGTGGTCTGCCCCGGTTTCGCCACCGACTGTCTGGAAACGCTGGAAGAAGTGGCCCTCGGTTTCACCGAAACGCTGGCCGAACGCGGCGCCAGCATGCATTACATCCCCTGCCTGAATGCCGACCCGGAACATGCGCGCGCACTGGCGCGGCTGGCCGTCGCCAGCCTGACATGA
- a CDS encoding alpha/beta hydrolase translates to MSLQPFELQVAGARACGLRRPGPGPRVLALHGWLDNAASFVPLAPHLPGPDLVLLDLPGHGHSAHLPAGASYTTQAAICHVLDVADALGWERFTLLGHSMGAGIASLTAAVSDRIERLIAIEALGGLRGPEEETAQRLRDHVQSSRALARKQLRVFPDLAAPIRARMMANQLSEASARLLVERGVEPVDGGYRWCSDPRLMLPTAIRLSEAQIDNLLQAIACPVQVIYATPAQPYYPEPLRSERLRHLRDGRVAVFPGNHHLHMEGPAEVAAVIRPFLDTPAA, encoded by the coding sequence ATGAGCCTGCAGCCGTTTGAACTGCAGGTGGCCGGTGCCCGGGCCTGCGGCCTGCGCCGGCCGGGTCCGGGGCCCCGCGTGCTGGCGCTGCACGGCTGGCTGGACAATGCCGCCAGCTTCGTTCCGCTGGCGCCGCACCTGCCCGGCCCGGACCTGGTACTGCTGGACCTGCCCGGCCACGGCCACAGCGCACACCTGCCCGCCGGCGCCAGCTACACCACGCAAGCGGCGATCTGCCATGTGCTTGATGTGGCCGACGCGCTGGGCTGGGAGCGCTTCACCCTGCTCGGCCATTCGATGGGTGCCGGCATCGCCAGCCTGACCGCGGCGGTCTCCGATCGCATCGAGCGCCTGATCGCGATCGAAGCCCTCGGTGGCCTGCGCGGCCCGGAAGAAGAAACCGCGCAGCGCCTGCGCGACCACGTGCAGTCCAGCCGTGCACTGGCGCGCAAGCAACTGCGCGTGTTCCCCGACCTGGCCGCGCCGATCCGTGCACGCATGATGGCCAACCAGCTCAGCGAGGCCAGCGCCCGCCTGCTGGTCGAACGCGGTGTGGAACCGGTGGACGGCGGCTACCGCTGGTGCAGCGATCCGCGCCTGATGCTGCCCACCGCCATCCGCCTCAGCGAAGCGCAGATCGACAACCTGCTGCAGGCCATCGCCTGCCCGGTGCAGGTGATCTACGCCACGCCCGCACAGCCGTACTACCCCGAACCCCTGCGCAGCGAGCGACTGCGCCATCTGCGCGATGGCCGCGTGGCCGTGTTCCCCGGCAACCATCATCTGCACATGGAAGGCCCGGCCGAAGTCGCCGCCGTCATCCGGCCCTTCCTGGACACCCCCGCCGCCTGA
- a CDS encoding methyl-accepting chemotaxis protein has protein sequence MSAVPAPSLDRTPLPYLRQLAGRADRVALLASVLLAVAGLALGLSGQRAPWLLAVVGVPLLPAALLAWRQAGSAWTGTVQGGLLGLQVAALSAIAGQSPALAVTVLLAALLGYRDPRPLYAAAIVGMAAACAHAAFSPVVVASLLPVVLLLVLAVLLVRGARRLHQQTEMLGQGPRRLAALARAIATGGALDSHVDAGGHVRGTLAHALADTARHVQAQREREQDTHQENAQIRQALDASRTAMMIADTDHVIRYVNRSVVALLRHQQATLRQAFPDFDADRLVGSSIHRFHAHPDRIRGILDTLQGAHHGKVRIGEVHFAQVVTPVFGSQGQRLGFAVEWHDRTEELQLENAVAGIVEAASRGDLQQRLQAAEGASFLDGLTGGINQLLSTFGGTVEEARRMLAALANGELDQRMQGDYQGAFADMQRDANTTAAQLARMVGHIQQCAQAIDTAAQEIAAGNSALSERSERQAAHLQETAASMEELTATVRQNAAHARQASGLADATQQAASDGNTAMQRVVQTMQSIEAASRRIGDITTVIDGIAFQTNILALNAAVEAARAGEQGRGFAVVASEVRTLAQRSASAAKEIKGLIDNASAQVGEGAQLVADAGERMGVIVEGVGDVTRLMGEISAASQQQASGIELINQTVVQMDQATQQNAALVEEATAAARELQGHAGQLTEAVAVFQHR, from the coding sequence ATGTCCGCCGTGCCCGCCCCTTCCCTTGACCGCACGCCCCTGCCCTACCTGCGCCAACTGGCAGGGCGTGCCGATCGTGTCGCCCTGCTGGCCAGCGTGCTGCTGGCTGTTGCCGGCCTAGCACTGGGCCTGTCCGGCCAGCGCGCTCCGTGGCTGTTGGCCGTGGTGGGCGTGCCGCTGTTGCCGGCCGCGCTGCTGGCCTGGCGGCAGGCCGGCAGCGCCTGGACGGGGACTGTCCAGGGTGGGCTGCTGGGCCTGCAGGTCGCCGCCCTGAGCGCGATCGCCGGGCAGTCGCCGGCCCTGGCCGTGACCGTGCTGCTGGCGGCGCTGCTGGGCTACCGCGATCCCCGCCCACTGTACGCGGCCGCCATCGTGGGCATGGCCGCGGCGTGCGCGCATGCCGCGTTCTCGCCCGTCGTCGTGGCATCCCTGCTGCCGGTCGTGCTGCTGCTGGTACTGGCGGTACTGCTGGTACGCGGCGCACGGCGCCTGCACCAGCAGACCGAGATGCTGGGCCAGGGCCCACGCCGCCTGGCGGCGCTGGCGCGGGCGATCGCCACCGGCGGCGCGCTGGACAGCCACGTCGATGCGGGCGGCCATGTGCGTGGCACGCTGGCCCATGCCCTGGCCGATACCGCGCGCCACGTGCAGGCGCAGCGCGAACGCGAGCAGGACACCCACCAGGAGAACGCGCAGATCCGCCAGGCACTGGATGCCTCGCGCACGGCGATGATGATTGCCGACACCGACCATGTGATCCGCTACGTGAACCGCTCGGTGGTGGCCCTGCTGCGGCATCAGCAGGCAACGCTGCGCCAGGCCTTCCCGGATTTCGATGCCGACCGTCTGGTGGGCAGCAGCATCCATCGCTTCCATGCCCATCCCGACCGCATCCGCGGCATCCTCGACACCCTGCAGGGTGCCCACCATGGCAAGGTCCGCATCGGCGAGGTGCATTTCGCGCAGGTGGTGACACCGGTCTTCGGCAGCCAGGGCCAGCGGTTGGGCTTTGCGGTGGAATGGCACGACCGCACCGAGGAACTGCAGCTGGAAAACGCCGTGGCCGGCATCGTCGAAGCCGCTTCCCGGGGTGACCTGCAGCAGCGCCTGCAGGCGGCCGAGGGCGCCAGCTTCCTGGACGGCCTGACCGGCGGCATCAACCAGCTGCTGTCCACGTTCGGCGGTACCGTGGAAGAAGCCCGGCGGATGCTGGCGGCCCTGGCCAATGGTGAACTCGACCAGCGCATGCAGGGGGATTACCAGGGCGCGTTCGCCGACATGCAGCGCGACGCCAACACCACCGCTGCGCAGTTGGCGCGCATGGTCGGGCACATCCAGCAGTGCGCGCAGGCCATCGACACCGCCGCGCAGGAAATCGCCGCCGGCAACAGCGCACTGTCCGAACGCAGCGAACGGCAGGCGGCGCATCTGCAGGAGACGGCTGCGTCGATGGAGGAGCTCACCGCCACGGTCCGTCAGAACGCCGCGCATGCGCGCCAGGCCAGCGGCCTGGCCGATGCGACCCAGCAGGCGGCCAGCGATGGCAACACCGCCATGCAGCGGGTGGTGCAGACCATGCAGTCCATCGAGGCGGCCTCGCGCCGTATCGGCGACATCACCACGGTGATCGATGGCATCGCCTTCCAGACCAACATCCTGGCACTGAATGCCGCCGTGGAAGCGGCACGCGCCGGCGAGCAGGGCCGCGGCTTTGCCGTGGTGGCCAGCGAAGTGCGCACCCTGGCACAGCGTTCGGCCAGCGCCGCCAAGGAGATCAAGGGCCTGATCGACAACGCCAGCGCGCAGGTCGGCGAGGGGGCGCAACTGGTGGCCGACGCGGGCGAACGCATGGGGGTCATTGTCGAAGGGGTGGGGGATGTGACGCGCCTGATGGGGGAGATTTCTGCGGCGTCACAGCAACAGGCCAGTGGCATCGAACTGATCAATCAGACGGTGGTGCAGATGGATCAGGCGACACAGCAGAACGCTGCGCTGGTGGAAGAGGCCACGGCGGCAGCCCGCGAACTGCAGGGCCATGCGGGGCAGCTGACGGAGGCCGTCGCGGTGTTCCAGCACCGCTGA
- a CDS encoding benzoate/H(+) symporter BenE family transporter, with protein MQMSPRQPWWRDLSMPAIVAGFITVLVGFASSAVIVFQAAQAVGANQAEIASWMWALGLGMGVTCIGLSLRYRVPVVTAWSTPGAAMLVVGTSGVPLPEAIGAFLLAAVLGMLVGFSGLFARLMQRVPMALAAGMLAGVLLRFGLDVFLAMNTALGMALAMFAVWLAGRRLFPRYAVIATLLTGIVVAAVQGRLQWQGVQLQLAHPVWTPPALSWAAVAGIALPLFVVTMASQNIPGVAVLRASGYDAPVSPVIGWIGVVNTLLAPFGAYALNLAAITAAICMGRDAHEDPARRYTAAMAAGAFYVLIGLFGATVAAVFAAFPKELVACVAGIALFGTIGNSLATALAAERDREAALVTFLVTASGVSLAGIGSAFWGLLAGVACLLVLRPRA; from the coding sequence ATGCAGATGTCACCACGCCAGCCCTGGTGGCGTGACCTTTCGATGCCGGCGATCGTTGCCGGCTTCATCACCGTGCTGGTGGGATTTGCCAGCTCTGCGGTGATCGTGTTCCAGGCGGCACAGGCGGTGGGCGCCAACCAGGCGGAGATCGCCTCGTGGATGTGGGCCCTTGGCCTGGGCATGGGCGTGACCTGCATCGGCCTGTCGCTGCGTTACCGCGTGCCGGTGGTAACCGCCTGGTCCACACCCGGTGCAGCGATGCTGGTGGTGGGTACCAGCGGTGTGCCGCTGCCCGAGGCCATCGGTGCCTTCCTGCTGGCCGCCGTGCTGGGCATGCTGGTGGGTTTCTCCGGCCTGTTCGCGCGGCTGATGCAGCGGGTGCCGATGGCGCTGGCCGCCGGCATGCTGGCCGGTGTGCTGCTGCGCTTCGGGCTGGATGTGTTCTTGGCGATGAACACCGCACTGGGCATGGCGCTGGCGATGTTCGCGGTCTGGCTGGCCGGTCGCCGGCTGTTTCCCCGCTATGCGGTCATCGCCACCCTGCTGACCGGCATCGTGGTGGCGGCCGTGCAGGGCCGACTGCAGTGGCAGGGCGTGCAGCTGCAGCTGGCACACCCGGTCTGGACCCCGCCGGCGCTGTCATGGGCAGCCGTGGCCGGCATCGCCCTGCCCCTGTTCGTGGTCACCATGGCATCGCAGAACATCCCCGGCGTCGCCGTGCTGCGGGCCTCCGGCTATGACGCGCCGGTCTCGCCCGTGATCGGCTGGATCGGCGTGGTCAACACGCTGCTGGCACCGTTCGGCGCCTACGCACTGAACCTGGCGGCGATCACCGCCGCGATCTGCATGGGCCGCGATGCCCATGAGGACCCGGCCCGCCGCTACACCGCCGCCATGGCGGCGGGTGCCTTCTATGTGCTGATCGGCCTGTTCGGTGCGACCGTGGCGGCGGTGTTCGCCGCGTTCCCGAAGGAGCTGGTGGCCTGCGTGGCCGGCATCGCCCTGTTCGGCACCATCGGCAACAGCCTGGCCACGGCGCTGGCGGCCGAGCGTGACCGCGAGGCGGCCCTGGTCACGTTCCTGGTCACGGCTTCGGGCGTGTCGCTGGCCGGAATCGGTTCGGCCTTCTGGGGACTGCTGGCCGGCGTGGCCTGCCTGCTGGTGCTGCGGCCACGGGCGTGA
- a CDS encoding DUF2628 domain-containing protein: MNPPPDLPGINPYAAPAEGDEQRQLDEAMAVYDRHPRLARIVDNNFAVYVQLWRLDRVPPGWPRLWHWPAFLFDFHWLLYRRMYLLAVLYIVLGYIGGIVIGLAGVANAAVWWVVLAMKLVLALAANGLYLRRCRAVIARAEALHPGDPPRVDAAIDRRRGVSLYALAIGIGWSVLNELFVRFA, translated from the coding sequence GTGAACCCGCCGCCGGACCTGCCGGGCATCAACCCCTACGCGGCTCCGGCCGAAGGGGACGAGCAGCGACAGCTGGACGAGGCGATGGCCGTCTATGACCGGCACCCCCGGCTGGCGCGGATCGTCGACAACAACTTCGCGGTGTACGTCCAGCTGTGGCGTCTGGATCGCGTTCCGCCCGGCTGGCCGCGCCTGTGGCACTGGCCGGCCTTCCTGTTCGACTTCCACTGGCTGCTGTACCGGCGCATGTACCTGCTTGCGGTGCTGTATATCGTGCTCGGCTACATCGGGGGCATCGTGATCGGGCTGGCCGGCGTCGCCAACGCCGCGGTGTGGTGGGTGGTGCTGGCGATGAAGCTGGTGCTGGCGCTGGCAGCCAATGGACTCTACCTGCGGCGTTGCCGCGCGGTGATCGCCCGAGCCGAGGCGCTGCATCCCGGCGATCCGCCCCGCGTCGATGCCGCCATCGACCGTCGCCGCGGCGTCAGCCTGTATGCCCTGGCCATCGGTATCGGCTGGAGCGTCCTCAACGAGCTCTTCGTCCGCTTCGCCTGA
- a CDS encoding D-hexose-6-phosphate mutarotase has product MQLIPEVTTGLYHGLEAWQVQTASATAVISVFGGQLLSYVPAGQPDLLWLSPTRAALPTPIRGGVPICWPWFGRQGQPADAPAHGRVRTARWQLQQASRLPDGDVELELVPVRADAAALRLSMQLRIGARLHQQLHSHNTGADPVTLTQALHSYFRVGDATRVEVDGVDGLHYLDKYEDYAQPRLQQGPWHLRDPRDPGRSDRIYPGTSGHYVLRDPVLQRRIDIHSEGSHTLVAWNPGAEAAAQMADVGEGWHDYVCLEVANAGPDVIELAPGASHRMDQILSSSAL; this is encoded by the coding sequence ATGCAGTTGATCCCGGAAGTGACCACCGGCCTCTACCACGGCCTTGAGGCCTGGCAGGTACAGACCGCTTCGGCGACGGCGGTGATCAGCGTATTCGGTGGCCAGCTGCTGTCCTATGTGCCTGCCGGCCAGCCGGATCTGCTGTGGTTGTCACCGACGCGGGCGGCGCTGCCCACGCCCATCCGTGGTGGCGTGCCTATCTGCTGGCCGTGGTTCGGTCGCCAGGGCCAGCCGGCTGACGCACCCGCGCATGGCCGGGTGCGTACCGCGCGCTGGCAGCTGCAGCAGGCCAGCCGCCTGCCCGATGGCGATGTCGAACTGGAACTGGTGCCGGTGCGTGCCGACGCGGCGGCCCTGCGGTTGTCCATGCAGCTGCGCATCGGCGCCCGGCTGCACCAGCAGCTGCACAGCCACAACACCGGTGCCGACCCAGTCACCCTGACCCAGGCACTGCACAGCTATTTCCGTGTGGGCGACGCCACCCGGGTGGAGGTCGACGGTGTCGATGGGCTGCATTACCTGGACAAGTACGAGGACTATGCCCAGCCGCGCCTGCAGCAGGGCCCATGGCATCTGCGTGATCCACGCGATCCCGGCCGCAGCGACCGCATCTATCCCGGCACGTCCGGGCACTACGTGCTGCGTGATCCGGTCCTGCAGCGCCGCATCGACATCCACAGCGAAGGCAGTCATACCCTGGTCGCCTGGAACCCCGGTGCCGAGGCGGCCGCGCAGATGGCCGATGTCGGCGAAGGCTGGCACGACTATGTCTGTCTGGAAGTGGCCAACGCCGGACCGGACGTGATCGAGCTGGCACCCGGGGCCAGCCACCGGATGGACCAGATCCTGTCGAGCAGCGCCCTGTGA
- a CDS encoding lytic murein transglycosylase: MPRLFRPGIALVLILLAASPAPAAPADPAFTACLARLQASAAKQGMPAERFAALTADLVPDPSVLGLLDAQPEFTTPIWDYLAALVDRQRVDDGRAMLVQHRDLLTQVSAQYGVDPATIVAVWGVESDYGRVFGKRPLLQSLATLSCAGRRQPFFRGELLALLALIDAGHLQPQGLVGSWAGAFGHTQFMPSTYARIAVDGDGDGRRDLVGSVPDALASTANYLARAGWRSGEPWGVEVRVPPGFVASQAGRTQRRPLSHWRGQGITLLDGSTLAVPGIVDDARSALLLPAGVTGPALLVFRNYDAIYSYNAAESYALAIATLADQLRGGSGLATAWPTDDPGLGRDGRRQLQQQLLARGHAIGEADGMIGTASRRAIQIEQRRLGWPDADGRAGQRILQALQQEAAAAPANGTR; the protein is encoded by the coding sequence ATGCCCCGCCTGTTCCGCCCCGGCATCGCCCTGGTACTGATCCTGCTCGCTGCATCACCGGCACCGGCGGCGCCGGCCGATCCGGCGTTCACGGCCTGCCTGGCCCGGTTGCAGGCCAGCGCCGCGAAGCAGGGCATGCCCGCCGAACGCTTTGCCGCACTCACCGCCGATCTGGTGCCCGATCCCAGCGTGCTCGGCCTGCTCGACGCGCAGCCGGAATTCACCACGCCCATCTGGGATTACCTGGCGGCGCTGGTCGATCGGCAGCGGGTCGACGACGGGCGGGCCATGCTGGTACAGCACCGTGACCTGCTCACGCAGGTATCGGCGCAGTATGGCGTTGATCCTGCGACCATCGTCGCCGTATGGGGTGTGGAGAGCGATTACGGCCGGGTGTTCGGCAAGCGCCCGCTGCTGCAGTCGCTGGCCACGCTGTCCTGTGCTGGCCGCCGCCAGCCGTTCTTCCGCGGCGAACTGCTGGCCCTGCTTGCGCTGATCGATGCCGGCCACCTGCAGCCGCAGGGGTTGGTCGGTTCCTGGGCCGGTGCGTTCGGGCATACCCAGTTCATGCCCAGCACCTATGCACGCATCGCGGTGGATGGTGACGGCGATGGTCGTCGCGATCTGGTCGGCAGCGTTCCCGACGCACTGGCTTCCACCGCGAACTACCTTGCCCGCGCCGGCTGGCGCAGTGGTGAACCCTGGGGCGTGGAAGTCCGTGTGCCGCCCGGTTTCGTTGCCAGCCAGGCCGGGCGCACCCAGCGCAGGCCGCTGTCGCACTGGCGCGGGCAGGGCATCACCCTGCTCGATGGCAGCACGCTTGCCGTGCCGGGCATCGTCGATGACGCCCGCAGTGCCCTGTTGCTGCCGGCCGGCGTGACCGGCCCGGCCCTGCTGGTGTTCCGCAACTACGACGCCATCTACAGCTACAACGCGGCCGAAAGTTACGCCCTGGCCATCGCCACCCTGGCCGACCAGCTGCGCGGTGGCAGCGGCCTGGCCACCGCCTGGCCCACCGATGATCCCGGTCTCGGCCGTGATGGCCGCCGTCAGTTGCAGCAGCAGCTGCTCGCGCGTGGTCATGCGATCGGCGAGGCCGACGGCATGATCGGTACTGCCAGCCGCCGTGCCATCCAGATCGAACAGCGTCGCCTGGGCTGGCCCGACGCCGATGGCCGCGCCGGCCAGCGCATCCTGCAGGCCCTGCAGCAGGAGGCCGCCGCCGCGCCCGCCAACGGCACCCGGTAA
- the egtD gene encoding L-histidine N(alpha)-methyltransferase gives MSTVQTARDALTDLTPSRERILADVVAGLSRQPRQLPSTYFYDAAGSALFEQITRTPEYYPTRTELALLQRCLPAVARAVGPNVHVVELGSGSGRKTALLLAALVDPVAYTPIEISRAALLASIDRLAVALPEVEMLPVCADFTRPVTLPEPEREPARRLLFFPGSTLGNFEREQAVNLLRAMRRTMGDDGLALVGIDLDKDPVLVEAAYNDADGVTAAFTLNLLRRLNREIGSDFDLTAFRHRARYSTSALRIETDLVSQRLQEVRIGGQVFVFQAGEPIRVEYSHKYNDAVFDALLAEAGLAIAARWDTAPAYGLRLLRAV, from the coding sequence ATGAGCACCGTACAGACCGCGCGTGATGCGCTGACCGACCTTACCCCCAGCCGCGAGCGCATCCTGGCCGATGTGGTGGCCGGCCTGTCACGGCAGCCGCGCCAGCTGCCCTCCACGTATTTCTACGATGCCGCCGGCTCGGCATTGTTCGAACAGATCACCCGCACCCCCGAGTACTACCCCACCCGTACCGAACTGGCCCTGCTGCAGCGTTGCCTGCCTGCGGTGGCGCGCGCGGTGGGGCCGAACGTGCACGTGGTCGAACTGGGCAGCGGCAGCGGCCGCAAGACGGCGCTGCTGCTGGCCGCACTGGTCGATCCGGTGGCCTACACGCCCATCGAGATTTCCCGCGCCGCGCTGCTGGCCAGCATTGATCGCCTGGCCGTGGCCCTGCCGGAGGTGGAAATGCTGCCGGTCTGCGCCGATTTCACCCGCCCGGTCACACTGCCCGAACCGGAACGCGAACCGGCGCGCCGCCTGCTGTTCTTCCCCGGCTCCACGCTGGGCAATTTCGAACGCGAGCAGGCGGTCAACCTGCTGCGCGCGATGCGCCGGACGATGGGCGACGACGGCCTGGCCCTGGTCGGCATCGATCTGGACAAGGATCCGGTGCTTGTGGAAGCGGCCTACAACGATGCCGATGGGGTCACCGCCGCGTTCACCCTGAATCTGCTGCGCCGGCTCAACCGCGAGATCGGCAGCGATTTCGACCTTACCGCGTTCCGCCACCGCGCCCGCTACAGCACCAGCGCCCTGCGTATCGAGACCGATCTGGTCAGCCAGCGCCTGCAGGAGGTGCGCATCGGCGGCCAGGTGTTCGTGTTCCAGGCCGGTGAACCGATCCGCGTGGAGTACAGCCACAAGTACAACGATGCGGTGTTCGACGCGTTGCTGGCCGAGGCCGGCCTGGCCATCGCTGCACGCTGGGATACCGCGCCCGCCTATGGCCTGCGCCTGCTGCGCGCGGTCTGA
- the egtB gene encoding ergothioneine biosynthesis protein EgtB produces MDSASVAPLSPWLRSLRDHYVQVRARSLQLVAPLSPEDAMVQSMDDASPAKWHLAHTTWFFERFVLGAVPGYRPAHAQWDYLFNSYYKSIGPAHARPQRGLLSRPSLQEVHDYRRQVDHHLLDRLQAGDVPAHALPHLVLGLQHEQQHQELLLTDIKHALWSNPLQPPYREDLAAAPSPAGEAALRWQDVGEQIIDIGAPAWPQQARFAYDNESPVHRVLVPAHTLAERPLSNAEFWQFIDDGGYRDPRWWMSEGWALREAQGWQHPLYWDDALQREYTLGGWRDLDPQAPASHLSYFEADACARWSGARLPTEFEWEAAAAGRPPQGHFADDDRLHPQAGAGEGLRQLFGDVWEWTSSAYGPYPGFRTFAGSLGEYNGKFMCGQWVLRGGSCATPAGHVRASYRNFFAPPARWQFSGLRLARDTE; encoded by the coding sequence ATGGACAGCGCTTCCGTCGCCCCGCTTTCGCCCTGGTTGCGCAGCCTGCGTGACCACTATGTACAGGTACGGGCCCGCAGCCTGCAGCTGGTCGCCCCGCTCAGCCCCGAAGATGCCATGGTGCAGAGCATGGACGACGCCAGCCCGGCCAAATGGCACCTGGCCCACACCACCTGGTTCTTCGAACGCTTCGTGCTGGGGGCGGTGCCCGGCTACCGGCCGGCGCATGCGCAGTGGGACTACCTGTTCAACAGCTACTACAAGAGTATCGGCCCGGCCCACGCGCGCCCGCAGCGTGGCCTGCTGTCCCGGCCGAGCCTGCAGGAGGTGCACGACTACCGCCGCCAGGTCGATCACCATCTGCTTGACCGGCTGCAGGCCGGTGATGTGCCGGCGCATGCCCTGCCACACCTGGTCCTGGGCCTGCAGCACGAGCAGCAGCACCAGGAACTGCTGCTGACCGACATCAAGCACGCCTTGTGGAGCAACCCGCTGCAGCCCCCTTACCGCGAGGATCTTGCCGCAGCCCCGTCACCGGCGGGCGAGGCAGCCCTGCGCTGGCAGGACGTGGGCGAACAGATCATCGACATCGGCGCACCGGCGTGGCCCCAGCAGGCGCGCTTTGCCTACGACAACGAATCCCCGGTGCACCGGGTGCTGGTACCGGCGCATACCCTGGCCGAACGTCCGCTCAGCAATGCCGAGTTCTGGCAGTTCATCGACGATGGCGGCTACCGTGACCCGCGCTGGTGGATGAGCGAAGGCTGGGCACTGCGCGAAGCGCAGGGCTGGCAGCATCCGCTGTACTGGGATGATGCCCTGCAGCGCGAATACACCCTGGGTGGCTGGCGTGACCTCGATCCGCAGGCGCCGGCCAGCCACCTGAGCTATTTCGAAGCCGACGCCTGCGCCCGCTGGTCCGGCGCCCGCCTGCCCACCGAGTTCGAATGGGAAGCGGCCGCCGCGGGCCGCCCGCCACAGGGCCACTTCGCCGACGATGACCGGCTGCACCCGCAGGCCGGTGCCGGCGAAGGCCTGCGCCAGCTGTTCGGCGATGTATGGGAATGGACCAGCAGTGCCTACGGTCCCTATCCGGGGTTCCGCACCTTCGCCGGCAGCCTGGGCGAATACAACGGCAAGTTCATGTGCGGGCAGTGGGTGCTGCGTGGCGGCTCCTGTGCCACGCCGGCCGGCCATGTCCGCGCCAGCTACCGCAACTTCTTCGCCCCACCCGCACGCTGGCAGTTCAGTGGCCTGCGCCTGGCACGGGATACCGAATGA